From Candidatus Amoebophilus asiaticus 5a2, the proteins below share one genomic window:
- a CDS encoding ankyrin repeat domain-containing protein translates to MLKFLLNELITRNLDKALNYKFGRNRRSLLHIAIAYSLNEEAEKLIEKGLDINVQDVNGSTPLHLAVLGTNRGGIKLLLDKGANINIPNKRNKIPNDYSKYHLGEGLDERIKPKAAQ, encoded by the coding sequence ATGTTGAAATTCTTATTGAATGAACTGATTACAAGAAATTTAGATAAAGCATTGAATTATAAATTTGGAAGAAATAGACGTAGCCTTTTGCATATAGCTATTGCTTATAGTTTGAATGAAGAAGCAGAAAAGCTAATAGAAAAAGGACTTGATATAAATGTACAAGATGTAAATGGAAGTACTCCGTTACATTTAGCTGTTCTTGGAACTAATAGAGGGGGAATAAAATTGTTGTTAGATAAGGGTGCTAATATAAACATACCCAATAAAAGAAATAAAATACCAAATGACTATTCAAAATATCACTTAGGTGAAGGTCTAGATGAAAGGATTAAGCCTAAAGCAGCACAATAA
- the rpsL gene encoding 30S ribosomal protein S12 yields MATIQQLIRKGRKKIKYNSKSPALGGCPQRRGICTKVTTMKPRKPNSSMKKVAKVRLSNGKEVNVYIPGEGHNLQEHSAVLIQGGGVNDLPGINYRIIRGTLDTAGVNGRIQSRSRYGAKKGAAKQAAAAKSKKK; encoded by the coding sequence ATGGCAACCATACAACAATTAATCAGAAAAGGAAGAAAGAAAATAAAGTATAACTCTAAGTCCCCTGCTTTGGGAGGATGCCCACAAAGAAGAGGTATCTGTACCAAGGTAACTACAATGAAGCCTAGGAAGCCTAATTCTTCTATGAAGAAGGTGGCTAAAGTAAGGCTGTCTAATGGAAAGGAGGTTAACGTTTATATTCCTGGTGAAGGACATAATCTGCAAGAGCACTCTGCTGTATTAATTCAAGGAGGTGGAGTAAACGACTTGCCAGGTATCAACTACCGTATCATACGTGGCACTTTAGATACTGCAGGCGTTAACGGACGTATACAAAGTAGATCGAGATATGGTGCGAAAAAAGGCGCCGCTAAGCAGGCAGCAGCAGCTAAATCAAAAAAGAAATAA
- a CDS encoding phospholipase D family nuclease: MCLKKTTISWHTRKVAKLLNIFLTLLLLGTFTINPLLYSCSCISSDQKTIEVCFTPGGRCIYLIEKAIAEAHEEILVQAYYFTSNRIAEALIAAHLKGVRVKILVDRSQLVQRGSQLKRLSENGIIIFIDKVTGVAHNKVMVIDDKYVLTGSYNWTHNAEYKNAENLLLIYDKHTNRIYRQNWEQRVQQSTNYLASVY; the protein is encoded by the coding sequence ATGTGCTTAAAAAAAACGACTATTTCTTGGCACACAAGAAAAGTAGCTAAGTTGCTAAACATATTTTTGACACTGTTGTTGCTAGGAACGTTTACAATTAATCCCCTGTTATACAGTTGTAGTTGTATTAGCAGTGATCAGAAGACAATTGAGGTTTGCTTTACCCCTGGCGGACGATGTATTTATTTAATAGAAAAAGCCATTGCAGAAGCACATGAAGAAATTCTTGTACAAGCCTATTATTTTACTTCTAACCGTATTGCGGAGGCGCTTATTGCAGCTCATTTGAAGGGAGTAAGAGTTAAAATATTAGTGGATCGCTCGCAGTTGGTTCAGAGAGGGTCGCAATTAAAAAGATTATCTGAAAATGGTATTATTATCTTTATTGATAAGGTAACTGGTGTAGCACATAATAAAGTGATGGTTATTGATGATAAATATGTACTTACTGGCTCTTATAACTGGACGCATAACGCAGAGTATAAAAATGCCGAAAACCTACTATTAATTTATGATAAACACACAAACAGAATTTATAGGCAAAATTGGGAACAACGGGTACAACAAAGCACAAATTATTTAGCTAGCGTATATTGA
- the rpsJ gene encoding 30S ribosomal protein S10, whose protein sequence is MAQKIRIKLKSYDYNLIDKSAEKIVQAVKNTKAVVSGPIPLPSKKEVYTVLRSPHVYKESREQFQLSTYKRLIDIYSNSSKTIDALMKLELPSGVEVSIKA, encoded by the coding sequence ATGGCCCAAAAAATTCGTATAAAATTAAAATCCTACGACTATAACTTAATTGATAAATCAGCTGAGAAAATAGTACAAGCTGTTAAAAATACAAAAGCAGTTGTTAGTGGCCCTATACCACTTCCTAGTAAAAAGGAAGTATATACTGTATTACGTTCTCCGCACGTTTATAAAGAGTCCAGGGAACAATTCCAGTTAAGCACTTATAAAAGGCTAATAGATATTTATTCTAATAGTTCTAAAACTATAGATGCATTAATGAAGTTAGAGTTACCTAGTGGTGTAGAAGTATCTATAAAAGCATAA
- a CDS encoding pepsin/retropepsin-like aspartic protease family protein: MVNYANGISSFLKDLLTKLKDGEAVNVNQMGIEYHYHPTALGELIDHLVRWQHTPEQKKLNIDIIRALLDRGADITIVPDNDLHDEGSVLDFVFREKNIVLELLRKRLTKKIKRVKM, translated from the coding sequence ATGGTTAACTATGCTAATGGTATATCATCTTTTCTAAAAGATCTATTAACCAAGCTAAAAGATGGTGAAGCCGTAAATGTTAATCAAATGGGTATCGAATATCACTATCATCCTACTGCTTTGGGGGAGCTCATAGACCATCTTGTACGTTGGCAACATACTCCAGAGCAGAAAAAACTAAACATTGATATAATACGTGCTTTATTAGATCGAGGGGCTGATATTACAATTGTTCCTGATAATGATCTACATGATGAGGGCTCAGTACTAGATTTTGTATTTCGCGAAAAGAACATAGTATTAGAACTGCTGCGAAAAAGGTTGACAAAGAAGATAAAAAGGGTTAAGATGTAA
- a CDS encoding IS982-like element ISCaa5 family transposase, which produces MIEKSIAIYSFIDTLLKYLHHQEDKKRKLSDAEVLTTAIISALYFGGHLDKARSFMHSTKLIPNMLDKSRYNRRLHAIGEEITSLFLEIGTLIKQVATCKDFVLDSFPVPVCDNIRISRCKLLQSEAYRGYKASMRRYFYGIKVQLITTDCGIPVEFSIVAGSQADVKGLHQLPFSMPAGSALYADSAYTNYHLEDMLADDRIKLYSQRKSNAHRKDTPSLAYLKERMRKVIETSISGIKGLFLRKIHAVTFQGFLIKILLFLLAFQINKAFLN; this is translated from the coding sequence ATGATTGAAAAATCAATAGCAATATACTCATTTATTGATACTTTACTCAAGTATTTACATCATCAAGAAGATAAAAAAAGGAAGTTGTCGGATGCAGAAGTACTCACAACAGCTATCATCTCAGCCTTATACTTTGGCGGACATCTTGACAAAGCTCGATCGTTTATGCATTCCACTAAGCTTATCCCTAACATGCTCGATAAAAGTAGGTACAATCGCCGCTTGCATGCTATAGGAGAAGAGATAACTTCGCTCTTTTTAGAAATAGGCACTTTAATCAAGCAAGTAGCCACTTGTAAGGACTTTGTATTGGATTCATTTCCTGTGCCTGTGTGCGATAACATACGTATTAGCAGATGTAAACTATTACAAAGTGAAGCTTACAGAGGCTACAAAGCCTCTATGCGCCGTTACTTTTATGGCATTAAAGTGCAGCTTATTACTACTGATTGTGGTATTCCGGTCGAATTCTCAATAGTAGCTGGCAGCCAAGCGGATGTAAAAGGATTGCACCAACTGCCCTTTTCTATGCCTGCTGGTAGTGCACTTTATGCTGACTCGGCTTATACTAACTACCATCTAGAAGATATGTTGGCTGATGATAGGATTAAGCTTTATTCTCAGCGTAAATCTAATGCTCATCGAAAGGATACGCCTTCTCTGGCTTATCTCAAAGAGCGCATGCGAAAAGTGATAGAGACCAGCATTAGTGGCATTAAAGGCCTTTTCTTAAGGAAGATTCATGCTGTTACCTTCCAAGGCTTTCTGATCAAAATACTCTTGTTCTTGCTAGCTTTTCAAATCAACAAAGCTTTTCTTAACTAG
- a CDS encoding transposase: MLKPVITDSIWKKFEPFFSSTKLKRGKDDRMFLEAVCWVMRTGSPWSSLPREFGPWKTAYNRYVRSIKSDHLKQILSDLKKIESSKSVHNYN; the protein is encoded by the coding sequence ATGCTAAAACCTGTAATAACTGACTCTATTTGGAAAAAGTTTGAACCTTTTTTCAGTAGTACTAAACTTAAAAGGGGAAAAGATGATAGAATGTTTTTAGAGGCTGTATGCTGGGTTATGCGTACGGGATCGCCTTGGAGTAGCTTGCCACGTGAATTTGGCCCATGGAAAACCGCTTATAATAGATATGTTCGTTCTATAAAAAGTGATCACCTAAAACAAATATTAAGTGATCTCAAGAAAATAGAAAGTTCAAAGAGTGTACATAATTATAATTAA
- the fusA gene encoding elongation factor G produces the protein MAKDLKFLRNIGIMAHIDAGKTTTTERILYYTGLTHKIGEVHEGGAVMDWMEQEQERGITITAAATTTFWKYPTVQGQVTKDTQQYSINIIDTPGHVDFTVEVERSLRVLDGAVALFCAVSGVEPQSETVWRQADKYRVPRICFVNKMDRAGADFFNAVSEIKSKLGANPIPLQIPIGSEDTFKGVVDLIRNQAIIWNDEDLGMTYQVVPIPEDLKETVEEYRQKLMESVAEYDEVLLEKYFNDPNTITTEEIMVAIRKAVIDMSISPVLCGASFKNKGVQALLDAVCTYLPSPLDLPPVQGTNPDTEEKQIRKPDVNEPFAALAFKIATDPFVGRLAFMRVYSGKLDGSSYVYNNRTGKKERISRLMQMHANKQNPIDSIEAGDICAAVGFKDIRTGDTLTDEKNKIILESIVFPEPVIGYSIEPKKQADVDKLSMAISKLVEEDPTLHVETNEETGQTVMKGMGELHLEIIIDRLRREFKLEINQGAPQVAYKEALTSTIEHKEVYKKQTGGRGKFADIVFELGPREDGQMGLQFTNEIVGGAIPREFIPAIQKGFAAAMANGPLASYPVESMKVKLIHGSFHEVDSDSLSFELAARIGFKEAAKKASPVIMEPIMAVEVTTPDEFTGPVTGDLNKRRGIMRGMDAKGNTQVVKADVPLSELFGYVTDLRTITSGRAAATLTFSRYEQVPKQLADSIVEKVKGTANK, from the coding sequence ATGGCCAAAGATCTAAAATTTTTAAGAAATATAGGCATCATGGCCCACATTGATGCCGGTAAAACTACTACTACCGAACGTATATTATACTATACTGGCCTTACCCACAAAATAGGAGAAGTACATGAAGGCGGTGCTGTTATGGATTGGATGGAGCAAGAGCAGGAGCGAGGAATTACAATTACTGCCGCAGCTACTACTACATTTTGGAAATATCCCACTGTACAAGGGCAAGTTACCAAGGATACACAACAATATAGCATTAATATTATTGATACGCCTGGCCACGTAGATTTTACAGTAGAAGTGGAGCGCTCATTACGTGTTTTAGATGGAGCCGTTGCACTTTTCTGTGCTGTATCCGGTGTAGAGCCTCAGTCAGAAACTGTTTGGCGACAAGCTGATAAGTATAGAGTCCCTAGAATATGCTTTGTCAATAAAATGGACCGGGCTGGCGCTGATTTTTTTAATGCAGTTTCAGAAATAAAAAGTAAGCTGGGTGCTAATCCTATTCCTTTACAAATACCTATAGGTAGTGAAGATACCTTTAAAGGTGTTGTAGACCTAATCCGTAACCAAGCCATCATTTGGAATGATGAAGATTTAGGTATGACTTACCAGGTAGTACCTATACCAGAAGACCTAAAAGAAACAGTAGAGGAGTATCGTCAAAAATTAATGGAAAGTGTTGCTGAATATGATGAAGTGTTATTAGAAAAGTATTTTAACGATCCTAATACCATTACAACAGAAGAAATAATGGTAGCTATACGTAAGGCTGTTATAGATATGTCTATCAGCCCGGTATTATGTGGAGCATCCTTTAAAAACAAAGGGGTACAAGCCTTACTAGATGCTGTTTGTACTTATTTGCCTTCTCCTTTAGACCTACCTCCTGTACAAGGAACTAATCCAGATACAGAAGAAAAGCAAATAAGAAAGCCTGATGTAAACGAACCTTTTGCAGCGTTAGCATTTAAAATTGCAACTGATCCTTTTGTAGGACGATTGGCTTTTATGCGCGTTTATTCTGGTAAGCTAGATGGTAGCTCTTATGTCTATAATAATAGAACAGGAAAAAAAGAACGTATATCTAGGCTAATGCAAATGCATGCCAATAAACAAAATCCTATAGATAGTATAGAAGCAGGTGATATATGCGCAGCTGTGGGATTCAAAGATATCAGAACCGGTGATACCTTAACTGATGAAAAAAACAAAATTATACTTGAGAGTATTGTTTTCCCAGAACCTGTGATTGGCTATTCTATTGAGCCTAAAAAGCAAGCAGATGTAGATAAACTTTCTATGGCTATTTCAAAGTTAGTAGAGGAGGACCCTACGTTGCATGTTGAAACCAACGAAGAGACTGGGCAGACGGTTATGAAAGGTATGGGTGAGCTACACTTAGAAATTATTATTGATAGGCTCAGAAGAGAGTTTAAATTAGAGATTAACCAAGGTGCACCACAAGTAGCTTATAAAGAAGCCCTTACTTCTACTATAGAGCATAAAGAGGTTTATAAAAAGCAGACAGGTGGTAGAGGTAAATTTGCTGATATTGTGTTTGAATTAGGGCCTAGAGAAGATGGTCAAATGGGGTTGCAGTTTACTAATGAAATTGTTGGAGGAGCTATCCCAAGAGAATTCATACCAGCTATACAAAAAGGGTTTGCCGCTGCTATGGCTAATGGCCCATTAGCAAGTTACCCGGTAGAATCTATGAAGGTAAAACTTATACATGGTTCGTTCCATGAAGTAGACTCTGACTCGCTATCTTTTGAATTGGCAGCACGTATTGGTTTTAAAGAAGCTGCTAAGAAAGCTAGTCCAGTAATTATGGAGCCTATCATGGCAGTAGAAGTAACTACGCCCGACGAGTTTACCGGTCCTGTAACTGGAGATTTAAATAAACGTAGAGGTATTATGCGTGGTATGGATGCTAAAGGAAATACACAAGTTGTTAAAGCAGACGTACCTTTGTCAGAGCTGTTTGGTTATGTAACAGATCTTCGTACAATTACCTCTGGTCGTGCGGCAGCTACATTGACTTTTTCTCGTTATGAACAAGTCCCTAAGCAACTCGCAGATAGTATTGTAGAAAAAGTAAAAGGAACAGCAAATAAATAA
- the rpsG gene encoding 30S ribosomal protein S7, with amino-acid sequence MRKGSPKKRTLLPDPKYKDTLVTRFVNNLMKGGKKNLAYDIFYSAVDIVGDKTGESGLEVWKKALSNVFPSVEVKRRRVGGATLQVPIEVRPERRISLGIKWMLEQARLRGEKTMQERLAYEIIAASQGEGKSVKKKADMHKMAESNRAFSHFKI; translated from the coding sequence ATGAGAAAAGGTAGCCCTAAAAAAAGAACCTTATTACCGGACCCTAAATATAAAGACACGCTTGTAACCAGATTTGTAAATAACCTCATGAAAGGAGGTAAGAAAAACCTGGCTTATGATATATTTTATAGCGCTGTAGATATTGTAGGTGATAAAACAGGAGAGTCTGGCCTAGAAGTGTGGAAGAAAGCTTTAAGTAATGTTTTTCCTTCTGTAGAAGTGAAAAGAAGACGTGTAGGAGGTGCTACACTACAAGTTCCTATAGAAGTTCGTCCTGAACGTAGAATATCTTTGGGTATAAAATGGATGCTCGAACAAGCTAGATTGCGTGGAGAGAAAACTATGCAAGAAAGATTAGCCTATGAGATAATAGCTGCTTCTCAAGGAGAAGGTAAGTCAGTTAAGAAGAAGGCTGATATGCACAAAATGGCAGAGTCTAATAGAGCATTCTCGCACTTTAAAATTTAA